A region of the Microbulbifer pacificus genome:
GATCAGGACCACGGTGTCGGGTTGATAACCCGTGTGTTGCATGGAGGAGCCAGCCAGAATCAGAAGGGGATATCGTCGTCGAAGCTGTTATCGAACCCGCCCATAGGCGCCGGATTGTTCGCCGGGCGATTCTGCGGCTGGCCCTGGGACTGATTGGAATGGTTGGAGGGCGCCATGGGAGAAGGCGCAGAGCGGCCCTGGGCGTATTCGTCCTGATAGCCACCCTGGTTGTAACCGCCATCCTGCTGCTGGTAGCCGCCGCCCTGGCCGCCCTGCTGGTAACCGCCGCCCTGCTCGCCACGACCGTCCAGCATCTGCATTTCACTGGCGACGATCTCGGTGGTGTAGCGGTCCTGGCCAGATTGCTTGTCCTGCCACTTGCGGGTGCGCAGGGAGCCTTCCAGATAGACCTTGCTACCCTTGCGCAGGTACTCGCCGGCAATTTCCGCCAGACGGTTGAAGAACACCACGCGGTGCCACTCGGTGCGCTCCTGGTTTTGACCGGTCTGCTTGTCTTTCCAGGTCTCGGAGGTCGCCAGGGTCACATTGGTGACGGCACCGCCGCTGGGCAGGTAGCGGGTTTCCGGGTCGCCGCCCAGATTGCCAATCAGAATTACTTTGTTAACGCCCCTGGCCATACGCCTCTCCTCTCGCGGCCCGTCGACGGGCCCGTTAAATGGTCAATAGTTCAAATTCGGTAAAGCGACATCGCGACCGGTCATTCGCCGGGGCGCCTGCATCGCCAGCAGTGTATTTTTATCCAGCAGCATACAACACTCGGGCGGGAGCCGTCACCGCCGCTCCGTATCGCCCGGCGCCTGCGCAAAAAGATCCCCTTCAGAGGCTTGCAAGCGGTACACGAGTACCGCGCATCTGCCACCAGGCAATGGACCACACCAGCAGAATTCCCAGCGCCAGCGTCGCCACGGCACCGGCGCCACCCTGGCCGTATACCAGACCACCGAGGCTGCCGCCGGCGAAGGCGCCGAGGAACTGTAGGGTCGCATAGAGGCCGGTGGCGGCGCCGCGGCACTCCGCCGGCGCCACGCGGGTGAGCTGGGCGGGCAGCAGTGCTTCCAGCAGGTTGAACGCGAGGAAGAACACTCCCAGACAGGCGACAATCCAGCGCCCATGCACCTGCGGCATCAACGCCACCCCACCGAAGACCAGCCCGAGCAACGCCAGGCGCATGGCCGCGGGAACCCGCTGGCGCTTCTCCGCCGCTCGCATCAGCGGCAGCATCAGCACAAAGGCGCCCAGCATCAGCGGGCCGTAGAGTTTCCAGTGCTGTTCACTGGGCATATGCAACTGATCCACCAGCAAGTGTGGCAGCGGCACAAACATCATGGTCAGCAGCAGATGCAGGAAAAATACTCCACTCACCAGCCGCCATACATCCCCCTGGCGCAGAAGGCGGGTGAAGTCCCCCTGCCCCGGGCCGCGCCTCGCCGAGTGCTGTGGATTCGGTACCAGGCGCCACACCAGTAACATCCCCACCAGCGCCAGCAAAGCGGTCAACCAGAAGATGGCGGACAGGCCGCCGAGGCCCGCCACCAGCGGACCCAGCACCACTGCGAGCACAAAGGCGACCCCGATGGAGGCGCCGATCACGGCCATCGCCTTGCCGCGATTTTCATCCCGGGTCAGGTCCGCCGCCAGCGCCATGGTGGCCGCGGCAATGGCACCGGCACCCTGCAGCATGCGCCCGGCAATCAGGCCGAAGACGGTATCCGTCAGCGCCGCCACCACGCTGCCGATGGCAAAGACCGACAGCCCGAGAAAGATCACCGGCTTGCGCCCCCAGCGATCGCTCAGTATTCCCAGCGGAATCTGCAGCAGCGCCTGGCTCAGGCCGTAAGCGCCCAGCGCCAACCCCAGCAGCGCCGGCGTGCTGCCGCTGTAATCGGCGCCGTACAGGGACAGCACCGGCAGCACCATAAACAGGCCCAGCATGCGGAATACATAGAGGGATGCGAGACCGGCAAGTGCGCGGCGTTCAGTGGAATTCATGCAGGAGGATCCGGAGACGGCATAAAACGGGGCGCATTGTAGCAGCGGAAGCGACGGAGTTAGATCCCCCGTCGCCTAACGACCATATAGCGCAGATTTATCGACACATCAATGTCGATTTTTCCCATCAATTGCGCCCGTATTTGTCCTCGAAGCGGACGATATCGTCCTCGCCGAGATAACTGCCGGACTGCACCTCGATCAGCTCCAGGGGAATCGCGCCCGGGTTTTCCAGGCGGTGAACCACACCGAGGGGAATGAAGGTGGACTCGTTTTCGGTCAGCAGCAGCTGGTCGTCCCCGCGGGTCACCTTGGCGGTGCCGCGCACCACAATCCAGTGCTCGGCGCGGTGATGGTGCATCTGCAGGGACAGCTGGCAGCCGGGCTTGACCACAATACGCTTCACCTGGAAGCGCGGGCCGGCGTCAATGGAGTCGTAGTAACCCCAGGGGCGGAACACCTTGCGGTGATTTTCCGCTTCGCTGCGCGCGCTCTGCTTCAGGCGTTGCACCAGTTTTTTCACGTCCTGCACCCGGCCCTTGTGGGCGACCATCAGGGCGTCGTCGGTGTCTACCACCACCAGGTCCTGCACCCCGAGAATACCTACAAGACGATCGCCGCCGTGCACCAGGCAGCCGCTGGCATCTTCCGCCAGTACATCGCCGCGCAGCAGGTTGTCATTCTCATCCCGCTCCGCCAGTTCCCACAGCGCGGACCAGGAACCCACATCGCTCCAGCCCGCCTGCATCGGTACCACGGCGGCGGATTCGGTTTTCTCCATCACCGCGTAGTCAACCGAGACCGAGGGGCAGCGGCCGAAGGCAGCGGCGTCGATACGGGTGAAATCCAGGTCGCGCGCAGCGCCGGTCAGCGCGGCGCGGCAGGCGTCGAGCATCGCCGGGTTGTGTTGCGCCAGCTCTTCCAGGTAGCGCGAAGCGCGGAACAGGAACATGCCACTGTTCCAGTTGTAGTCGCCGCTGGCGAGATACTGCTCGGCGGTGGCGAGATCGGGCTTCTCCACGAACTCCGCCACCTTCCAGCCGCACTCCAGCGCATCACCACTGCGGATGTAGCCGTAGCCGGTCTCGGCGCAGGTGGGCACGATTCCGAAAGTGACCAAGAGGCCATCTTCCGCCAGTTTCTTTGCCGCACTCACGGACTGCTGGAACGCCGCGGTGTCGGCCACCACGTGATCCGCCGGCAGCACCAGCAGCAGCGGATCCTGCCCCTGCTCCATGGCACAGAGCGCCGCCAGCGCGATGGCCGGGGCGGTGTTGCGGGCACAGGGTTCCAGCAGAATGGACTGGGCAGCGCGCCCCACTTCCTGCAACTGCTCGGCCGCGGCAAAGCGATGGGCCTCATTGCAGACCAGAATTGGCGCTTCCACTTCCGGCAGGCCGTCAAGCCGCAGGGCCGTGGCCTGGAGCATGGTCTGGTTGCCGGCGAGAGAGAGGAACTGCTTGGGGTAGGCTTCGCGGGACAGCGGCCACAGGCGCGAGCCGGTGCCACCGCAGAGAATGACGGGAATCATGCTTTCCTTATCCACACTGGGTTATTCAATGGAATTGGGTTGCCGGCATTTTGGCACAATCGCCCACCGGATTATACTTGACCGTTTTCTTCCGCCCGGTCTTTCCGCCGGGTAAAACCACAGCAGAACAGGACGCCGAGTGGACACGATTTACGTCAGAGGTGCACGCACCCACAACCTGAAGAATATCGACCTGGATATTCCCCGCGACAAGCTGATCGTGATTACCGGGCTGTCCGGCTCTGGTAAGTCCTCACTCGCCTTCGACACCCTGTATGCCGAGGGCCAGCGCCGCTACGTGGAGTCGCTCTCCACCTACGCGCGCCAGTTCCTGTCGATGATGGAAAAGCCGGATGTGGATACGGTGGAGGGGCTGTCACCGGCCATCTCCATTGAACAGAAGTCTACCTCCCACAACCCCCGCTCCACCGTGGGCACCATCACCGAGATTTACGACTACCTGCGCCTGCTGTTTGCCCGCGTCGGTGAGCCGCGGTGCCCCGAGCACCACGAGCCGCTGCAGGCGCAGACCATCAGCCAGATGGTGGACCAGGTGCTGGCGCTGCCCGAGGGCACCAAGATCATGCTGCTGGCACCGGTGGTTCGCGACCGCAAAGGCGAGCATTTGCACGTGTTCGAACAGCTGCGCCGCGACGGTTTTGTGCGCGCGCGCATCGACGGCACCGTGTGCGATCTCGACGACACCCCCAAGCTGGACAAGCGCAAGAAACACACGGTGGAAGTGGTGGTGGACCGCTTCAAGGTGCGCGACGACCTGCAGCTGCGCCTCGCCGAATCCTTCGAGACCGCACTCAACCTGACCGACGGCATCGCCGCCATCAGCTATATGGACGGCGACCGCGACGACCAGATGTTCTCCGCCCGCCACGCCTGCCCGGTGTGTGATTACTCACTAGACGAACTGGAACCGCGCCTGTTCTCGTTCAACAACCCCGCCGGTGCCTGCCCCAGTTGTGACGGTCTGGGCGTGAAGCAGTTCTTTGACGAGGACAAGGTGATCCTGGATCCGGAGAGCAGCATCTCCGAGGGCGCCATCCGCGGCTGGGACAGACGCAATATCTACTACTACCACATGCTCACCTCACTGGCGGAGCACTACGGCTTCGATATCGACAAGCCATGGCAGAAGCTCGCGAAAAAATATCGCGAAGTCATCCTGCATGGCAGCGGCGATACCCCGGTCGACTTCAGCTACGTGAACGACCGCGGCGACGTCACCATCCGCCGCCACACCTTCGAGGGCATCATCCCCAACTTCCAGCGCCGCTACCGGGACACCGAATCCCAGTCCGTGCGCGAGGAGCTGGCGAAATACCTGAGCACCCAGCGATGCCCGGATTGCGAGGGCACCCGCCTGCGCCGCGAGGCGCGCAATGTATTCGTGGACAACCGCACCCTGTCACAGATCACCGAACTGCCGGTGGGCGACGCGTTTGACTACTTTGCCAACCAGCTGAAGTTCCAGGGCGCGCAGAAAGAGATTGCCGACAAGATTCTCAAGGAGCTGCGCGACCGCTTCCGCTTCCTGGTGGATGTGGGCCTCAACTACCTGACCCTGAACCGCAGTGCCGAAACCCTGTCTGGCGGCGAAGCCCAGCGTATCCGCCTGGCGAGCCAGATCGGCGCCGGCCTTGTGGGCGTGATGTACATCCTCGACGAGCCTTCCATCGGCCTGCACCAGCGCGACAACGAGCGCCTGCTCGCCACCCTCACCCACCTGCGGGATATCGGCAACACCGTGATCGTGGTGGAACACGACGAGGATGCGATCCGCGCTGCGGATTTCCTGATCGATATCGGCCCCGGTGCCGGCGTACACGGCGGTGAAGTCGTCGCCGCCGGTACCCACGAGCAGGTGGCCAGTTGCGAGCGCTCACTTACCGGCCAATACCTGTCGGGCAAGAAGCAGATCGCGGTACCGGATAAACGTATCGCCGCCGGCGACAAGCTGCTGCGTATCGAGGGTGCCACCGGCAACAACCTGAAGAATGTCGATCTGGAAATCCCGGTGGGGCTGTTCACCTGTATCACTGGCGTGTCCGGTTCCGGCAAATCCACCCTGATCAACACCACCCTGTACCCACTCGCCGCCACCGCACTCAACAAGGCAACGACGCTGAAAGCGTCGCCGCACAAGGCAATCAAGGGCCTCGATCATTTCGACAAATGTGTGGATATCGACCAGAGCCCTATCGGCCGCACCCCGCGCTCCAACCCTGCCACCTACACCGGTATTTTCACGCCGATCCGCGAGCTGTTCTCCGGCACCCAGGAAGCGCGCTCCCGCGGCTACAAACCCGGGCGCTTCAGCTTTAACGTCAAGGGCGGCCGCTGCGAGGCCTGCCAGGGCGACGGCGTGATCAAGGTGGAAATGCACTTCCTGCCGGACATCTACGTGCCCTGTGACACCTGTAAGGGCAAGCGCTACAACCGCGAAACGCTGGAGGTGCAGTACAAGGGCAAGAGCATTCACGAAGTGCTGGAAATGACCGTGGAAGACGCGCGGGAATTTTTCGATCCAGTGCCGGCGATCGCCAAGAAACTGCAGACGCTGATGGATGTGGGACTCTCTTACATCAAGCTCGGCCAGGCGGCCACCACCCTGTCCGGTGGTGAAGCACAGCGGGTGAAACTGTCTCGCGAACTGTCCAAGCGGGATACCGGCCAGACCCTGTACATTCTCGACGAGCCCACCACCGGCCTGCATTTTGCGGATATCCAGTTGCTGCTGGATGTACTGCACCGCCTGCGGGACCACGGCAACACCATCGTGGTGATCGAGCACAACCTGGACGTCATCAAGACCGCCGACTGGATTGTGGACCTCGGCCCCGAGGGCGGCTCCGGCGGCGGTGAGATCATTGCCACGGGTACTCCCGAGCAAGTCGCAAAAATAAAGGCATCCCACACCGGGCGTTTCCTGAAATCGATGCTCGCGACTGCGCGCAAATAAACCCGAGATTCCGACAATTCCCTTCCGGTGCGCAATGTTTTTACACTGCGCACCTCGCCATCGCATAGCGGCCCAACCCTGTTGGGCTGATTCGATGGGCCAGTTCCCATTTCCCTCCCGCTCAATTAATTGTCCGGTTATTCATCGAGAAGTCCGGTGAATCCTCGACCAATACCTATAATTTCCGCGGTAGACCGGATCTCGATCGGATGCAGGAATAGGTTTTCCCGCAGCTTCCGAACCAGCAGCAAGATCAAATTCCGGAACAAACCATACGCTTTAGACCTTTATTTCTTACTGCAGCCAAATAAAAGTAATTTCCGGCTCAGAAAGGCATTGCTCCAGTATTACCAGAACAAGGAAGTTCCCCGAAATGGATAGCCCATCTCGTTTCAAGAATTATTTGCGGCACATGAAACATTGGCTCGTCGTAAAAACCACACCCCGTACCAACCGTGTTTACACCCAGTTCTATCGCTTCCCTCACCAGTACCGCGCACTGGTGGAACAGGTGTTACCACAGATGATCGGCAATACGGCACCGCCACTGCGCATTCTGGTATTCGGCTGCTGCAGTGGTGCCGAACCCATTTCGCTGTCTGCGGTTCTGCGCCATCACTTCCCGAAACTGGACTACCGCATCGAGGCATATGACATCGTTCCGGAAGTCATCGAGCGCGCACAGGATCCGCGTTACAGCCGCGAGGAGGTTTACCAGGGGCCCTTCGTTACCGAACAGTTTGTCAGCGAAACCTTTGACCTCGCCGGCGACGTCTACCGCGTAAAACCGGAGATATTGCAGCCGATTACGTTCAAGGTCGGCGACATGCTGGATACCAATTTCATTACCAAGCTCGGACAAGCCGACCTGGTATTTGCACAAAACGTCCTGTTCCACCTACCGGCACCAAATGCACGCCGCGCCTTTGCCAATTTGCAGCGGCTGTTGCACCCGGGCGCCGCGCTGTTCGTGAATGGCATGGACATGGGCATGCGCGTGCACCTCACCAAAAAATTCCATCTCCAGCCGGAAGAATACCTGATCGAGGAAATTCACAACGATGCCCGCCAGGATCGCGGCGATGCCTGGGCCAGCGCTTACTGGGGCAGAAAGCCTTTCAGCCGTCGTTCCCGCGAATGGATTCGCGAGCATTGCACCATTTACCGTAAGGCCAGCGTATGAACACTGTGGAAGAATCCCTGCTGATTTTTAGCGACTTCACCCTCGAGGAAACAGAAAAGTCCGTCGCCCAACGATTTGAAAAACTTGTCGCCATCTACGGCGACCGGCTGGCGATCACCGATGCCAACGCATCGGTCAGTTACAGTGCACTCAACCAGTTGGCCAACCGCATGGCGCGGGAAATTCTCGCGCTGGCACCGGCTCAAGAGCCGGTGCGCATTGCCCTGTATCTGGAAAAGGGTATCCCCCAGATCGCGGCGATACTCGCCGTGCTGAAATGCGGCCACGCCTATGTTCCCATCGACCCGGCGTTTCCCGCCGAGCGCAACAGCTACATATGCCGCGAGTCCGGAGCGGCGCTGATCCTGAGCAATAACGCCAACTACGCCGATGCCCACGCGCTCGCCGATAGCGATGCTCACATTCTCAATCTTGACACCATTTCCGACCGCACCTCCAGCGACAATCTTGATCTCGAGATAAGCCCCGACGCACTGGCCTACATAATCTACACTTCCGGCTCCACCGGCCGGCCCAAAGGTGTAGTGCAGAACAACCGCAACCTGTTGCACGGCTGTATGCGTCGCAGCAACCTGCAGAACGTGGTTCCGCAGGATCGCATGACCCTGTTCTACTCCTGCAGCGTCATCGCGTCGGTCTACTGTATTTTCGGCGCGCTGTTGAATGGCGCCGCGCTCTTTCCCTACGACTTTCACCGCGACGGCGTGGAAAAACTCGCGGACTGGCTCAAGTCCCGGCGCATTACCATTTATCATTCGGTCGCGTCCCTGTTCCGCGAATTTGCCGCACACTATCGTCGTCAACCCGATGACCACTTCAGTATCCGCCTGGTGACATTTGGCGGCGAGCGGGTTCTCACCAGCGATGTGGAACTGGCGCGTCTGGTCTTCTCCCCGTTTATCGAGTTCTATACCGGGCTCGGTTCCACCGAGACCGGCACCATCCGCTACTTCCACATAGGCCCCGACACCCGCCTCGAGGGCGACGTGGTCCCGATCGGGTACCCGGTGGAAGGGGTTGAGGTAGTACTGCTGGGTGATGACGGCCGCGAAGTGGCGCAGGGTGAGATCGGCGAGATTACTGTGCGCAGTCGCTATCTGGCCCTGGGTTACTGGAAAAACCCGCAGGCGAGCGCCAGCGCCTTCAGCCGAGATCACGAAGATCCCTCTATCACCATCTACCATACGGGCGACCTCGGCCAGATGGATGCCGATGGGCTGCTGCACCACCGCGGACGCAAGGATTTCCAGGTGAAAATCCGCGGCTTCCGCGTTGAGGTCAGCGAAGTGGAAGCTCGCCTGCTTGCACACCCTGACATTGCCGAAGCGGTGGTGGTCGCTCGCGATTTCCGCGGAGAAACCCAGCTGGTGGCCTACCTGGTGCCACTGGAGGGTGCTGCGCCCAGTGTGCAGCAACTGCGCGATTTTCTCGGTGAACAGCTCACTTACTACATGATCCCCACCGTATACGTACGCCTGGATCAACTGCCGAAAACACCCAACAACAAGGTCGATCGCAACGCGCTGCCATCACCGGAAAGTGACAACTTGCTGGCGGGAGCCCCACTGGTAGCGCCGAACGGGCACATCGAGGAATCCCTGGTGGGCTTCTGCCGGGATTTGTTGGCAAGGGACGATATCAGCGTCCGTGAGAATTTTTTTGCCCTCGGTGGCCACTCCCTGAGCGCCGCGCAACTGCTGGCCCGCATCAACGAACAGTTTCATGTGAATCTGGATATGCGCAGTATTTTCGAGGCAGTGGATCTGCGCGCCCTGGCCCAACGTATCGACGCCGCGGCACCCGCGATATCGCAGGACGGTCACAGAGCACCACTCGAGCATGCGCCCGCGGGCGCCCGTATCCCACTCAGCTCCGCCCAGAAGCGCATGTGGCTCGCGGAAAAACTGTGGGGCAACAGCCACGCCTATAAGATTTCCAACACCGTGCTGCTGCGGGGCAAGCTGGAATTTTCCGCGCTGGAGCAGGCCCTCGCCACAATCCTGGCACGCCACGACATACTGCGTACCCGCTTCCCAGAAGACGCCGAGGGTCCGTATCA
Encoded here:
- the ssb gene encoding single-stranded DNA-binding protein; the protein is MARGVNKVILIGNLGGDPETRYLPSGGAVTNVTLATSETWKDKQTGQNQERTEWHRVVFFNRLAEIAGEYLRKGSKVYLEGSLRTRKWQDKQSGQDRYTTEIVASEMQMLDGRGEQGGGYQQGGQGGGYQQQDGGYNQGGYQDEYAQGRSAPSPMAPSNHSNQSQGQPQNRPANNPAPMGGFDNSFDDDIPF
- a CDS encoding MFS transporter — protein: MNSTERRALAGLASLYVFRMLGLFMVLPVLSLYGADYSGSTPALLGLALGAYGLSQALLQIPLGILSDRWGRKPVIFLGLSVFAIGSVVAALTDTVFGLIAGRMLQGAGAIAAATMALAADLTRDENRGKAMAVIGASIGVAFVLAVVLGPLVAGLGGLSAIFWLTALLALVGMLLVWRLVPNPQHSARRGPGQGDFTRLLRQGDVWRLVSGVFFLHLLLTMMFVPLPHLLVDQLHMPSEQHWKLYGPLMLGAFVLMLPLMRAAEKRQRVPAAMRLALLGLVFGGVALMPQVHGRWIVACLGVFFLAFNLLEALLPAQLTRVAPAECRGAATGLYATLQFLGAFAGGSLGGLVYGQGGAGAVATLALGILLVWSIAWWQMRGTRVPLASL
- a CDS encoding mannose-1-phosphate guanylyltransferase/mannose-6-phosphate isomerase, whose amino-acid sequence is MIPVILCGGTGSRLWPLSREAYPKQFLSLAGNQTMLQATALRLDGLPEVEAPILVCNEAHRFAAAEQLQEVGRAAQSILLEPCARNTAPAIALAALCAMEQGQDPLLLVLPADHVVADTAAFQQSVSAAKKLAEDGLLVTFGIVPTCAETGYGYIRSGDALECGWKVAEFVEKPDLATAEQYLASGDYNWNSGMFLFRASRYLEELAQHNPAMLDACRAALTGAARDLDFTRIDAAAFGRCPSVSVDYAVMEKTESAAVVPMQAGWSDVGSWSALWELAERDENDNLLRGDVLAEDASGCLVHGGDRLVGILGVQDLVVVDTDDALMVAHKGRVQDVKKLVQRLKQSARSEAENHRKVFRPWGYYDSIDAGPRFQVKRIVVKPGCQLSLQMHHHRAEHWIVVRGTAKVTRGDDQLLLTENESTFIPLGVVHRLENPGAIPLELIEVQSGSYLGEDDIVRFEDKYGRN
- the uvrA gene encoding excinuclease ABC subunit UvrA, with the translated sequence MDTIYVRGARTHNLKNIDLDIPRDKLIVITGLSGSGKSSLAFDTLYAEGQRRYVESLSTYARQFLSMMEKPDVDTVEGLSPAISIEQKSTSHNPRSTVGTITEIYDYLRLLFARVGEPRCPEHHEPLQAQTISQMVDQVLALPEGTKIMLLAPVVRDRKGEHLHVFEQLRRDGFVRARIDGTVCDLDDTPKLDKRKKHTVEVVVDRFKVRDDLQLRLAESFETALNLTDGIAAISYMDGDRDDQMFSARHACPVCDYSLDELEPRLFSFNNPAGACPSCDGLGVKQFFDEDKVILDPESSISEGAIRGWDRRNIYYYHMLTSLAEHYGFDIDKPWQKLAKKYREVILHGSGDTPVDFSYVNDRGDVTIRRHTFEGIIPNFQRRYRDTESQSVREELAKYLSTQRCPDCEGTRLRREARNVFVDNRTLSQITELPVGDAFDYFANQLKFQGAQKEIADKILKELRDRFRFLVDVGLNYLTLNRSAETLSGGEAQRIRLASQIGAGLVGVMYILDEPSIGLHQRDNERLLATLTHLRDIGNTVIVVEHDEDAIRAADFLIDIGPGAGVHGGEVVAAGTHEQVASCERSLTGQYLSGKKQIAVPDKRIAAGDKLLRIEGATGNNLKNVDLEIPVGLFTCITGVSGSGKSTLINTTLYPLAATALNKATTLKASPHKAIKGLDHFDKCVDIDQSPIGRTPRSNPATYTGIFTPIRELFSGTQEARSRGYKPGRFSFNVKGGRCEACQGDGVIKVEMHFLPDIYVPCDTCKGKRYNRETLEVQYKGKSIHEVLEMTVEDAREFFDPVPAIAKKLQTLMDVGLSYIKLGQAATTLSGGEAQRVKLSRELSKRDTGQTLYILDEPTTGLHFADIQLLLDVLHRLRDHGNTIVVIEHNLDVIKTADWIVDLGPEGGSGGGEIIATGTPEQVAKIKASHTGRFLKSMLATARK
- a CDS encoding CheR family methyltransferase, translating into MKHWLVVKTTPRTNRVYTQFYRFPHQYRALVEQVLPQMIGNTAPPLRILVFGCCSGAEPISLSAVLRHHFPKLDYRIEAYDIVPEVIERAQDPRYSREEVYQGPFVTEQFVSETFDLAGDVYRVKPEILQPITFKVGDMLDTNFITKLGQADLVFAQNVLFHLPAPNARRAFANLQRLLHPGAALFVNGMDMGMRVHLTKKFHLQPEEYLIEEIHNDARQDRGDAWASAYWGRKPFSRRSREWIREHCTIYRKASV